GCTGCGATTAGCCAAAACAAGAGACACATTAGGAGTTGTTGCTGACCAATTCGGTGGCCCCACATATGCAGGTGATATTGCCAATGCACTTATCGTGATGGCCAACGCCCTGAATGTCGGTAATAAAGAGTATGGTGTGTATCATTTCTCTGGATTGCCTCATGTCAACTGGCACCAATTTGCAGTTGATATTTTCACGCAAGCTAAGTCTCAGGGTATTATCGATAGGCAGATAAGGGTAAACGCCATAACTTCAGAGCAATACCCCACTCCAGCGAAACGACCTACCAACTCAAAACTGAGTTGCCAAAAAATCGAACAAATATTTGGCATTATGCCAAGCGATTGGCTGACAGCGTTAACACATTTAAATCAGTGGTAAACTACGGTCATCTACGCACAATAATAATCTAACGGAAATTTTGAGATTAAAATGAACATTATCGACACCAAGATCCCCGCCGTAAAGATCATTGAGCCAAAAGTATTTGGTGACGGACGTGGTTTTTTCTTTGAAAGTTTTAACCAGCAGCAATTTGAAGCGGCAGTAGGTTATCCAGTTAAATTTGTGCAAGATAACCATTCTAAGTCAAGTAAAGGGGTATTAAGAGGTTTACATTATCAATTGCCTCCTTATGCTCAAGGCAAATTAGTTAGATGCGTTGTGGGGGAGGTATTTGATGTTGCGGTGGATATTCGCGAAACTTCTCCAACATTTGGAAAGTGGGTTGGGGTTAACCTTTCAGCGGAAAATAAGCGTCAGCTATGGATCCCAGAAGGATTCGCTCACGGTTTTGTAACAATAAGTAACACTGCGGAATTTTTATATAAAACTACAAATTATTATTCGAAAGAAAGTGAACGTTCAATTCTGTGGAATGACAATCAAATAGGAATTATATGGCCTTTTGACGGTGAACTAAATTTATCTGAAAAAGATAAGTTGGCAACCAAATTTTTATCATCAGACCTATTTAAATAAAATATTTTTGTGTGAGCGAAATATCATGAAGGATGTTGTTATTACATATGGAACGTTTGATTTGTTTCATGTCGGTCATGTTCGTTTATTAAAAAGATTGAAGGCATTGGGCGATAAATTAGTGGTTGGTATATCTTCCGATGAGTTTAATAAGATCAAAGGTAAAACATCTTTTTTCTCATATGACGAAAGAGCTGAAATCGTTGGAGCTTGTAAATACGTTGATGAAGTATTTGCAGAACATCATTGGGAGCAGAAAATTGATGATATTATCAGATATAATGCTACCATTTTTGCGATGGGAGATGACTGGAAAGGTCGATTTGACCATCTAGAACCGTATTGCAAAGTTATTTATTTGCAACGAACGGAAGAAATATCCACGACTTCAATTAAATCTCAGTTATCACAAATAAATAGAAGCGAATTAGATAGGATTCAGAATTCTTTACATGATGTTATTGAGATCGTAAAGGCTATGGGACCTCAACAATAAATTTTATTTATTAATATCAGAGAATAATTTGCAAGAGAATAACTTAAAAAAAAATATTGTTGCAATGATAATAGTGCAATTTTCTAATTACATTGCCCCTTTGTTGGTATTTCCTTATCTCACAAGGGTACTTGGCTTAGAAGGCTTTGGTATTGTTGCAATGGCAATGTCACTATGTGCGATAGCATTAGTTTTTATTGATTACGGTTTTTGCTTATCTGCACCTCATTGGCTAGCTAAGAACAAAAATAAAAAAGATGAGGTTGCTAATTATGTTGGTGCTGTGTATTTAATAAAAGTCTGTTTGTTTTTAATTGTTTCTTTGGTGATACTTTTCTATTTGAATATTACCAATAAAATTCCACATGATCCTGCTCTTCAATTTGGGCTTATAGCGTCTATTTTTTTCGCTTCGCTTCAACCAAGCTGGTTTTTTGTCGGGATTGAGAGGATGAAACATGTTACTACATTTATGGTGGCTGCAAAACTTTCATACCTAGCACTAGTTTTTTTATTTGTGAAAGAACATTCGCAAATATCAACGGTATTCATTTGTTTTGCAATAAGTAGTTTCTTTGCTTCAGCTATTGGTTTTTATTTTATATACAAAGAAAAATATTGGATTGCCTTTCCACATCATTCTACTATCTATATCGTTATTAAAAATAGTGCAATATTTTTTATTTCCCGTTTGGCTGTTGGGTTATATACCAGTGCTAGTACTTTTATAATAGGTACATTTGTGGGTTTTAATGCAGCTGCTTTATATAGCAGCGCCGAGAAAATCTATCAAGCTGGTCAGAGTGTGACATCACCCGTAAGCCAAGTGCTATTTCCTTACTTAACACGAACCGGGAATAAAAAAGTATTATATAAAACGGTGTTATTATTATTAGTCCCGCTTGTGATTGGTGTGTCAGGTTGCATTTACTATGCTGAAAATATAATGGTGTTGTTTTTTGGAACGCAATTTAGCGATGGCGCAGACATATTAAGGATTTTTTTAGTTACACTGTTATTTACATTTGTGAGTGTTAATTTTGGCTATCCGGCATTTGCATCTGTTGGTAGAGTTGACTTTGCTAATAAAACAGTAATATTCGCTGCTACTATACAGGTAGTTAGTTTAATTATACTATATACGACTGATAATATTAGTACTATTAATTTGTGTTATAGTATTTTGTTTGTTGAATTTGTTGTTATGTTAACTAGGGTTTGTCTTTTTTTTGTGCAGGTAAAGATACAGAGTTCAACTACGTAAACTCATTACCATCGGCTAAGTATAAATTCCGGTTCAAAATTAACAATTCTTAGCTTTTTGATTCAAATTGAGATCTAAGTTAAAAAGCAGGTTTAAAAATGTCATTTCTTATAAGAAAAATAATTTATTTATCTACATGGATAATCAGTTTTTTTATTCCTAGGAATAAAAAAAAATTAATACTTGGCGCTTGGTTTGGTCAAGAATATGGGGATAATACGAAATATTTTTTACGTTATCTGCTTAAAAATTACAAAGGATGTTTTGATATTACTTGGGTTTGTAAGAGTGAAGCTGTTTTATGTAAAATTAATGAAGAGTTTGGTGGCGAAGTTAGAGTTGTTTTGTCAGGAAAACCTAGAGCTTTCTATCATCAGTTAAGAGCAGCATTTTTTTTTACTGTAACAGGTAGAGCTGATGTTGACTATCATCTACTCGGTGGTGCTACACATATTGAGTTGTGGCACGGAATTCCATTGAAGAAAATTAACTATGATACATATACATCCTCTGGTAAAAGATTAAGAAGAATAGCGGAATTTTTACATAAAAAAAAATATTTCGTCGTTGGTCCGAGCAAGGGATTAATAAAAACTTACTGTTCGGCATTCGATATAGAAGAAGAAAAAATTTTGAATATCGGTCAATGCAGAACAGATGTTTTTTTTGATAATTCTTTAGAATTTGAGACTTTACCTGATATCTTAAAAGGAAAGTATATATTATATATGCCAACTCATAGATATGAAGGCAATGTAATTTTTAAATTTGATGATCTTCTTGATTTAGAATTTATTGATTCTCTTTGTGAATCATTAGGATGCAAGTTTGTTATTAAAAAACACTTTTATCACAAAGAGAATAATCCTGAATTGAATAGGTTTAGTAATATTGTTGACATTACTGATATGAAAATAGATCCATTAATATTGCTCAAGCATTCTCAGGCTCTAATTACTGACTACTCAAGTTGTTATATAGATTATTTGCTTATTGGTAAGCCGATAATCTTTTATTGCTATGACCTTGAAAATTATATAGAGAATGAGCGTGGACTATATCGTCAGTTTGAAGATGCAATTCCTTCTGAACCTGTTTTTAATAAATACTCACTAAATTTAAAGTTGAATACCATTTTTGAATGTGAAAAAAGTGATAAATACATTAGCACCTGTCTTTTTTATCATGATAAATTTCCAGGTATAAATTACTATCAATCTTCTTCAGAGAAATTGGTATCTCTACTGTTTTCAGGTTCTATTAAAAAATGAGTGCAGTAACTCCAATTGTGCAGAATGGCAAGGTATCATTTATTAAAAAGATATTAATATTTATTCTTTTAGTTGTTAATTTTTTAATGTTTATACGAGTGAGTTTTCTCGGTAGGGATTTTCAAGTAGGATTATATTCATATTTAGTTTTTTTTATATTTTTACCATTGTTGATTAAATGCTTTATTTCTAAGTTAAGTATTCGCAGTATACGATATAATCCGCTTTTGGCAAGTTTTCTTTTATTCGTCTTTTTCGAAATATTTTCAGTAATTTTTTATTTTGCTAATGATATAACTTATATTGGTATAAGCAAAACTGATAATTTCGAATATAATTTGTTGAATTGTGTTGTATTCATTCTTTTACCTCAAGTTGTCTTCTTTATCTTTGGGTTCCTTGTTAACATAAATGGTTTATCTTTCGTTAGAAGAATTAATACTTTTTTTATTTTTATTGGATTGCTATTGTTTTTTTTTCGACCATTTAGATATCAGGAATATTTAAATAGCTTATATGGGTTCGGTGATGGCTATCTAGATAATTTGCGGTTTCTAGGGATTTTGGATAATTCAATGGCAATGGGATCTTTAGCTTTAATTTTGACAATATTATACCTTTTTAGTAGTGAGCTAAAAGTAGAAATTGGTAAATACGAAAGATATTTGGTAGCGTTTCCTATTTTAGCTGTTTTTTTGTGTTTGCAACGGTCCGCGATTGGATTATTGTTTATCATGTTAGTTTTGTATTCTTTTTACGAAATGAGACGTTTTAGTTTAAAAAAAATATTTTTTATAATTATTTTTTGTCTTTGTTTGTTTGCTTTTATTTATTATGATTATGAATCAATCTTAGCTTCTAATGTGTTATTAAGGTTGCAAAGTATTTCATCGGGGTTTGATAGGTTTAATTCAATTAGTCAAATATATGATGTCTCAACAACTTTGCTTTTAGGATTGGGGTTAGGTGCATCTTCACATAAAGGGGAATTATGGTCTGCAATACATTTTTTTGATAATAACTATTTTAGAATATTATCGGACTTAGGTCTTTTAGGTTTTATGTTATTTTTATCAATTCTTCTATTTGCTATTGAAAGAGCTTTCACTAAAA
This portion of the Shewanella yunxiaonensis genome encodes:
- a CDS encoding oligosaccharide flippase family protein, coding for MQENNLKKNIVAMIIVQFSNYIAPLLVFPYLTRVLGLEGFGIVAMAMSLCAIALVFIDYGFCLSAPHWLAKNKNKKDEVANYVGAVYLIKVCLFLIVSLVILFYLNITNKIPHDPALQFGLIASIFFASLQPSWFFVGIERMKHVTTFMVAAKLSYLALVFLFVKEHSQISTVFICFAISSFFASAIGFYFIYKEKYWIAFPHHSTIYIVIKNSAIFFISRLAVGLYTSASTFIIGTFVGFNAAALYSSAEKIYQAGQSVTSPVSQVLFPYLTRTGNKKVLYKTVLLLLVPLVIGVSGCIYYAENIMVLFFGTQFSDGADILRIFLVTLLFTFVSVNFGYPAFASVGRVDFANKTVIFAATIQVVSLIILYTTDNISTINLCYSILFVEFVVMLTRVCLFFVQVKIQSSTT
- a CDS encoding adenylyltransferase/cytidyltransferase family protein, yielding MKDVVITYGTFDLFHVGHVRLLKRLKALGDKLVVGISSDEFNKIKGKTSFFSYDERAEIVGACKYVDEVFAEHHWEQKIDDIIRYNATIFAMGDDWKGRFDHLEPYCKVIYLQRTEEISTTSIKSQLSQINRSELDRIQNSLHDVIEIVKAMGPQQ
- a CDS encoding CDP-glycerol glycerophosphotransferase family protein — its product is MSFLIRKIIYLSTWIISFFIPRNKKKLILGAWFGQEYGDNTKYFLRYLLKNYKGCFDITWVCKSEAVLCKINEEFGGEVRVVLSGKPRAFYHQLRAAFFFTVTGRADVDYHLLGGATHIELWHGIPLKKINYDTYTSSGKRLRRIAEFLHKKKYFVVGPSKGLIKTYCSAFDIEEEKILNIGQCRTDVFFDNSLEFETLPDILKGKYILYMPTHRYEGNVIFKFDDLLDLEFIDSLCESLGCKFVIKKHFYHKENNPELNRFSNIVDITDMKIDPLILLKHSQALITDYSSCYIDYLLIGKPIIFYCYDLENYIENERGLYRQFEDAIPSEPVFNKYSLNLKLNTIFECEKSDKYISTCLFYHDKFPGINYYQSSSEKLVSLLFSGSIKK
- the rfbC gene encoding dTDP-4-dehydrorhamnose 3,5-epimerase; this encodes MNIIDTKIPAVKIIEPKVFGDGRGFFFESFNQQQFEAAVGYPVKFVQDNHSKSSKGVLRGLHYQLPPYAQGKLVRCVVGEVFDVAVDIRETSPTFGKWVGVNLSAENKRQLWIPEGFAHGFVTISNTAEFLYKTTNYYSKESERSILWNDNQIGIIWPFDGELNLSEKDKLATKFLSSDLFK